From the Trifolium pratense cultivar HEN17-A07 linkage group LG4, ARS_RC_1.1, whole genome shotgun sequence genome, the window TTTTAAATCATCATCCCAATGCAAAATAATTTCTTAAACCTCagttcttaaaaataaattaaaatagtttttttctaaattgattCTGCCAAAATTTAAAACAGAGGGGCCCAAAGATTGTTCTTTTTAGTTAAAGGCACGTGAATGATTCCTCGGTCCTCAGATGAATCTTAAGGATATGCAAAGACAAAATCGTGACGACGTAGTAAAGGCTCTAGTACTTATGCCAGTACAAATTCAACCCAAAAATCTTATACCATCATCAAGTGGAAGTATATGAATGTTTTTGTATCTTTAAAAGATTTAATCTAGAATGTGATGGTAGTATATGAAGAAGTAAACATAAGCATTTAAAATCAAATACCTTCTAATGACTCCCCACTCAATACGAGTCAATCTGGGAACATGACCCAGTCCAACATGGTCTAAGTATTCTACAAACTCTCTCTTTGAAAACCATGGATAATCAATAGCACTATAAAACCATTCAGAGGTGCACCATCGCCGCATTTGATATGAAGACAAACAATTAATAAGCTTTCCCTGtgataacaaaacaaaattaaacatttcctaatataagattaaaaattcaatatatGCCACTGCACAAATAGAAGAAAATTAACCTTGTGACGTTCAATACTATTCCACCGGTACGAAGCAATGGATTTTTCAGACACTGTATGATCTTTTTGTACCATTGGTTTTGGTTTTCCCATCTTTCTTCTGGGTCGGTCTCTGTTTACTTGACCGACTGTGTTATTAGACAAAACTTTTATGGGGGAAATAGATGAATCATCTCTTCTTGCTTTGTCAATATCATTTGAAGGAGAGATATGTCCTAGAGATTTCGGCATTTTTAGTTGTCTGGAATGAGCTGTACTGACAGATGATCGCTTGCCTTTCACCATGGACTTCACCTCATCAGTAATCTATGATATAGATATTGGATAAGGTAAGTAAGCATACAAAAATATACAAGACAATGCCAAGTGCAATACATACTTTTTGGCAAAGCAAGGCAGTTTACTATAGAAGGTGAAAAACATAGAAGAAAATTCCAAAAGCCAAATGTGAGCAATTACAGTAAATTTAATGTAGAGTAAatgtaaaaatatgatatatagTTGATAAACTGCAATTAAGTGCACTTTTCAGTGATAGTTTGGGTCTCTTACTGGAATTTCTCTATGTTGTGCAGAAAAGATgaaaaggtaaaaaaataatacatgcTCAATTTGTGAAtcacttcaaaatcaaaatgattGGCTGGTAAAAATTACTAGGAGTCGCATATTGGAAAACTGAAGGTGAGAGGCCAAACTTCTCCAACATCCCAGATGGCCCAATGAGAAAACAAGGAAGGAGAATTTAAGAGGAGAGTTGTCATATAAAAAAGAAGTGCGGTGCAAGTTATAGGGGACAAGACGTGATGGGAGTTTTGTACAAGACCAAGAGACAGACTCTGGAAGTGCTTGTTATCCGATGTTGGCTGGTATTTTCATCCAATGTTAccatttttgtttaaaatcaAAACCAGTTGAGACAAaaaggggagagagagagagagagagagagagagagagagagagagagaacaaaCTGGGACCTCTTAATCTgtagtaataaataatttaataccTTGATTTTCTGGGAACCACTTAAATGAGAACCAGTATGTGTTTCATCATTCTGCAACAAACAAATATTTCTTACTTGTGATATGCCAAAATACCAGACAGAAAATGTAGAGTGAAAAACCATCAATTTCACAATTGCATGCTGGAAATAACCAGTTCTTACCTTTAAGGCGAacgatttttgttttcttttcctGCTTCCTGCATTAAGCTGGTACGCTACCTCTGCTTTGGGAGCAGCAGTTCCTTTATCAGAAAAAACCTTTCCCCGTTTTCTCGAACTATTTCCATTATCTGTTTCCATTTTAGACTCATCAACCACATCATGGTTTCCTTCGTTGAACTGCACAGATGATTCTGAGACACAGAAGACAGTATGTGAAGAAAAAAAGTACACAGTCGTAAAGTATAATGGAAAAGGATTGTCATCGAATAAATAGATATTTTATTTAGGGTAAAAAGAGCAAAGTTTGTATATAAAAAGCATAcaataaagaaaattatatgGTAAAACAACAcgaaagaaaaagaagcaatTAACTGAGTGAAGcatgtaaaaagttattttgaatTATTGTAATACAAAGTGTACCAGGTTAAGAAGTTTAATATTCTCCAGCAAATTAAAAGGTAAGATCAGTTGATGAATTATTAGAGAAAGAAGAAAGGTCACACTCAAGGGAAGATATTGGCTGGGCTAAAGATAATTGGTTGTGTTGAATTACAATGGTAAGATAGTTGGTTCAAAGGGTAGCTAGTGAGATGATAAAGACAAGTTACACTACATATTAAAGGAAACAGAAAATGAAGTCATTTAGGATTTTTCTTTGGAGATAGATGAGATCATCAGTATTTCTATAAATCAAGTATAAAGAAGTCCTTTTAGTACTTAGATTGGCCTCCCATTTTTGGAAAATAATCCAGTTGTTGAAATTATGAACATTGGAGCactaaaatattaaatgagaaacaaaagaaaaatattttgagtCAATTATATTCTTGGTACACAGCCTGCATAAGCATAGATGACATACCAGTGTCGAGGTTTGTTGATGGCATCATCAAAGATAGATCAGCCAAAGTTTTCAGAGCATCGAAAGCCGAACCTTCATCTACAGAGAGAGAAACACAGAGAAGAAGTGAGTGGGATGAATCGAAtgcaataataaaaaatttattttgattagaAGTAGCAGTCCAATCTTAAAAGCCTAGGAAAACGATAAAGGGAAAAGAGTAAAAGACGCACCACCACCTACTAATGTAAGATTCAATCAAAACATATAACCTTTTCCTGTCCAAATAAATTTAGGTTAAACTATTAAATATAAAGGTTAGAAATTTAAAACAGACCAATGTGCTAGATACTGTGTCAACTAAAGTCTAGCCCAATTCATCTATCTTGCACCCCACACAATAATGAATTCTTATCCAATTGGTTTCCTTTTCCTGCTCAGACAACACCAAGTGCAACATGCAACAACTGTAATGCACCAAAATCATAAACTCTAGGCTAACTCATGCCAAAATCTTCTAAAAAAGAGGCCGATAAAAGGCGCTTGTAATGTTTCAGAGCAAAGCAAAACTTAGCTTccattcccaaaaaaaaaaaaagaaagacaaaaagCAAATTGAAAGAATATAACAGAAAAATAAACGGAAAAAAAGTAACCACAAACAAATAGATAAAACAACTAGAACATCAAGCTTAAATAGAAGATATATCAACCAAAGTTGGAGCTTTTGCAGCATGTAGTTTAGTATCGGATTGTTTAGTCCCTTGGCAAAGAAGGTTGATTTTTCTGTAACTTCTCTTTcacttattaattaaaattggtTAGAAAGACTTTCCCTAGTTTTGCCTAGAAGAGAAAATAATCCCTCTCCAACACCGACTACGACTTTTATTTACTCATTAAAGGAAAAAAGCAATATAGTCCAGAGTCTAAGAACGTTCTTTCAGTGAGAAATACAGAAAGCCCTGCTTCATGACAAAAGCACGAGGTTGCCTCATTTTTCTTTAAACCATAAAGCAGACATCCTTGTTTCATAGGACAATTAAGCTAGAAATAGCAAGCCATATAAATATATCAGGTGATAAAAGGAAAAGGAAACCAACTTATGAAGGAGGTAATCGAATGCAATCACAAAATACCTTTCTCAAAATGTAATGTTTTACTTTTCTTTCTGGGACCCTTGTATGAAGACCTCACACtttttgcatttgcaaaatctGTGTCAAAATTGGACTTATCATCGGTCTCACTGGAGGCCTCTTTTATGTCATTCAAATGCTTGTTTATATTTTCCTCGGGTTCTAAATTCTTTCTGTAGCGTTTTATTCCCTTTTCCTGATTCTTTCCTCTTCCAGTATTTTCTCTACTGCTCCGATGAATTAACTTTCTAGAATAATCTTCATTATCACCTTCTGTACTTCCTAAACTCAACTCAGAACTACCCTCATCCATGTCAGTGTTGCCGAATTTGGCTCTGACTATTTCTGGTTTAACATGCTGAAAATCATAACTGCCTAGAGTAAGTTctaattttaaagaaataacTAACACAAGGATAACTGAAAATCATAATTACCTTCTTCCCAATTTTAAGCTTGGGTGATGgcatgtttttcttctttggcgatccaattttttttgaagaaccACCTCGTTGTGAAGCCTCTGCCAATACTAATGCAATTTTGTGAGTGACATCATTTGTATCAACCATTTGTTTGGAGTCCTGCCTAGCAGATGAAAAAAACTTTCCCCCATTATCTTTGCCAATAGAATATGAAATAGGGACACGAGGAGTCCTTTTTCGAACAGCATGAGGCCTAATTCCTATAAATGATATCACAAAACAGTAAGATCAAAGATAGATTTTACTTAAGCAAGAGATAATGATAAGCAACTAAAGTCTACATCAAGGGCAGAAACCCTGTATGCTCATTGGAGAAAGGAATGTCTAGCAACGGAGCAAAACACCAGAAATAGCATTTAGTAAATGATCCTTCTTTTTATCAAgactttaattaaaaaacaaaaaaaattaccaaataACTTTTagcttaaaaattaaaactattacACAACTTCTACTTTACTTTTATCAGTTCTTTTTACCAAACATAGCTTAATGGttcaaaaaccaaaacaaacagAGAGTTAAATGAGAGAATTTTGGCAAAGCACTGTTCGCATGTAACCAAACATATTGACTCACCAGAATGCCTATTCTTCAACAATGACAGGCAACCATCGTCTGATGCAACAGATTGTGGCTGAGAATGATCTGAAAAGTGTCCATCTACTACTTTATTGTCATTTGGCTTTCCCCGTGGACGTTTTTTAGACTTTTTACGTACTTCTGTGTCTTCGTTGCTTTCTTTTCCACTGTCACTTCCGCCCTGCCAAATTAAAATTACTCAGACTTTAGTTGCTTATCATTCTTTTCAGAAACTAGTGTTACCTATTGAAagttatacaaaaaataataagtagtGCTGGCTTAAACCAGATAGAGTTTAACATCCTTAACATTTCAGTGAAATTTATCTTATCAAGGAGCCTTTTTTAAATGACCTAGCAGACCCACCTAGTGGGAAAAGGCTTGATTGTTATTGTTGTCCTAGTGAGCCTTCTCTTTCAATGTTTTGTTTTCTAGGGGCAGCGTAGGGTAGGAAGGCAGAGGTTCTAGATCAATAAACTAATTTccaaataaatctttatttaaacacataaaacaaaacataattaCTCCCGGTATCCACCTCTGTTgcaattgaaaatatataaataacataTTGTTGTTacattgtttataaaataaattcttcTGAAATCAGAagcattgaaaaataaataacctCAACCTATTGGTCAGAAAACTCTGCTATTGACTGTCCTTCATAATGGAACAACATATATTATCCTTTTCAGTTCAGGTAAACTGAAAAGGCCATAGTTTTCTTTCTACTCGTTGACATGTATGTGGATGTATTTGTATTGATAGAAAAGAGAGATTTCTAATATAACTAAGCCAAATGAAAGTGAAGTACAATGTACCTGATATCAATGGCATTTGCCAGTTAAACTGAATGGCAAAACTCTCGGTAAAAAAAGTCGCATTTCATTTAAATTACCAATGTTAAGAAAACTCCTTTTGGAATAATACAACTTATTTTCATCAAACAACTCTAAAAAAAGCTAGAAGGAAAATCATAATCTAAATAGAGTTGCACCCTCTGTACTCagtaacaaaaaaatcataatctAAAAACGAAAGCAACTTGACATGGGAATGTTATAAAAACAGTATCGCTGATGTAAATTTTCACTAAAACTTCCCAGAAGTTTAAATTCATTCTTACCAGTATACTATAATGATCTGTCATCATTGCTATCAGTCCAACAACAGAAGCAGTGCCCTCTGGAAGAGATAAGTATGCCTAAAAATAACACAAAGAATAGTATGCTTTACAAAAAATATACCATACTATTGAGATGTATCTCTTAACCAAATGATATCAACTAAtaattcattaaaatttaacataaatgTAGTTCTTTTGGGGGCATAGTCAACAGAAATTATTGGTCACAGATGTCATTCATTCTGGTCCAAAAGCTAGAAGAAAAGTTCAAGAAGAAATGAATCTCATACTAACTCCTAAAATATTTAACACagatatatacaaaataaacttttttagaCTTTCATTCTCTCTTTTCTATCTCGTTTTCTTATTCTTCGTATCATTCTCCAGGGAGGCATTTGTTTTAAGTCACGGAAAATAAATCCCAGGTATAACTTTCCTAGGAATATAAGTGATGGGAATCTTATTCCCAACCCGGGTGTATTTATAAGAGAAGTATCTGGCACACCCTCCTACTTGGGAATAAATCCATGGGAATAATTCCTAGGTAAGTTGATagttataagtttttttttataaaaaaaatgtataaaaaatcCCATGGAAATACTTTCCCACCCTCCTACTTGGGAATAAATCCATGGGAATATCGGAAGTTATGAGGAATAATTTGTTCGCAACCTTGTAGCAAACATGGATATACTCATTTCCTACCCATGTATTCCCGGGAATGTGATTCCTAAACTTGAAACAAACCCTTTGCAGAGaagtaaaaataacaaataaccAAGGCATTCACTTGTTTACAACAGACAGTACGGAGGGTAGAAAAGCTGTTTTCCAGTTGTGGGAAAAAATACAAAACTCAAGAAAAGGGTAAAATTAGAAAACCCACAATTAGTACATGTTTGTGCATGAATGTTTAAGATATGTGTTTCGTAATCCTTTTAAAAGTAAATAGTGAACACACAAGGCATGCATGTTTGGAATACAAGTAAATTAATCAAGATGCCGAAGCATGTGTTGCACTTACCCTGTTCATAGTGTACAGGGCTTCTACCATTTCCATGGTCCTATTACGTACTGCAAGAGCAACCTGTAAACATAGTAAAAGTTTCCCTGAAGGATGACATGTTTGGTAATTATATTGAACTAGGAAATAGCAGTGCATTAAAGAAGGTAGATTCACAAAACCAGACAATGTCACGATCCTTCGACTTTCCATAGAAACTTTAGCAGTATTTACTACATATATAGCTCATCTATAACTTATTAGACAAAAACCTGAGGGCGAGACTTGATTTTTAACCtgtattcaataaaaaacacATTATTACTAAGAAGCTATAACTAACCTTCTTCCAATCTTTCCCATATTCACGGTAAGCATCATAGAAACGTTCAAGCTCCGCCTTACTCCATTGTGATCCTAACATGTCGGCCAATTTTCTCTTCTGCATAGCAGTGAAATTTGAAAAACCAATTACAAACTAAGAAATAAAATCCTAAACAATTTtatcaaactttatttttaatctatttaACACCTAATTTAAAATTGGCAATGTTCTTTTTTTCCTAAACAAAAAATTCCTACGATGACTTCTATTCAGCTTGATTGATTTGAAGGAGCATGTTCAAAAAGGAAACCAACAAAAAAAGCAAATGGAAAATGgaaattttctttccttcccATATTCTGAATACATGTatacaaaatgaaatttttttcaaataagttAATAAACAAATTCACCTTTTGAGTACCAGGACTAGCGCTAGCCTTCTGCCGATTCTTACTGGTATTTGCTGCATCTTTATCTTTACGAGATTCGGCCTCACGAGAGAACTTCTTATTTACACTTCTGGATTTCCTGGTAGGGCCCATGACTGATATCCTTGATTGTCTGAAAAATTATCAGTAATCAGTAAATCACTAACATTTGAAAGTAtctaatttcaaaaatttcaaccCGTCTATAAATAATCTAATCAGCTACTTCTAAAAATTTCTCACTAAATGATCCCTCGATTTTCCCGCCAATAAATAGAAAATCCAACATCAAAGCTCGAATTTCAATTCAGCTCTAAGAAAAAacgaaattaaaatcaaacctACAGCGTAATTTGACAgttgagaaagaaagaaagaaataaacaaaCACTTGCATGTGCaatgaagaaattcaaaaaaCGAGCTCAAAATTCTTGAAACCTAAGGTAAAAACGATCGAGTTAATTTATCCCTAAGATAAAACCATAACCACGCATTTTACTTTATCCGAGTTGAAAAAAATCGAAAGGAATCAAAAAATTTGACGAAATCGAGGTTTGATCTGAGAAACGGAAAGTGAGAACGCGGAATTGAAATTAGGAATGTAAGATGAAGAAAAACCCTTAACATTTGaaaataagtgaaattgaaatttgaaaattgataaAAGTGAAAAGAGAATTGAGTTGAGAAAAGAAGGTTCAATTACCACACAGCGATCGGTGAAGTGGTGAATCTATGATTGAATTGAGAGAGGGATCTAGTGAAGTGGTGAAACAGGAAGAgaaattggagaagaagaagaagaagatgatgaatgaatgaatgaaactgAACAACAACTGGTAGTACTTGTCTTGTTGCTTTTGCTGGCGTAAACAAATGGAATCGAGGGCATAACCGCGAAACTTTAAAATAATAGTACTACTGTACTAGGGTGCAACTTGCAATACTCTAAATTTCATCACTTAGATTATGCGATGCGAATAATCTAGCTTAACGAAGTTCTTGGGttcgattttttattttggtattagTAGTGTAATGAGAGTTTATCATCCATTTAAGTCTCCTAAATTTTAagattaaataagtttttagtcTACAAATATATCATGGtttgtttattgtttatgtccaaaaaaaatgatacgtcttatattatggtgagtttgttaataaaaaaattttattgctaaaaaaatatgtgtcttatcttatggtgagtttgttatgtaaaatttttttattaacaaactaaccataacataaaacatatctTGTTTTTTTGcggcaaaaatcttttattaacaaactgatcataacatttttttttatataagttagacacaggcaagAGCGTCACGCCTGTCTGGCCTGCTagtatagtatagaatagatattcatgtatcctctttatagtatataaaatataaaatatatagataaaagaatacatgagttttggtgtggactttttataataccaacaatactcttgattttttttaatagcaacaaaatcttttattaacaaactcaccataacctTCGCAAGTATCATGGCAAGGAATTGAAACCAAATTCTCTCATCAATGAGCAACTCATTTACCATTTGTCATTGCAATAACAATGAAACAATTCCATGCTATCTACCAAGATCCATCTCAGCATATAACATGAGTGAAGCTCAATGCACAAACAACAGTAGTAGAAGCATAACAAAGCAGCCATGCTTAAAACCTTCACCTATTACCACATCTTCACTAACTACAAGATAGTTGAACAAATGGTGATGACAATGGTTGATCACATCCATGAAACCAGATAAAAAAATAGCAAATCAGATATTCAAAACCTGATAACCCTTCTGATATTCAGACTTTGAGAACCTGATAATGCTTCAGAACCTGCTAACCCTTCAGACTCTAAACCTTCAGAACCAAACTTGCACAATGTTGTAGAACTGACTTCTATATTGCAAtagcctccctcaaactcataGTAAGAGAATTCTTAGTATGAGTTTggaaaacaaaaaccaaacgGAACCAAAACTGATTAACCAGCTTCAACAAATATCATCAACTATTTCAATTCTTAGAGTTGCTcccaaaaaaatccaaaacatgGATAAAATTTCAAACTCAAGACTACAATAAAATCCAATAACAGATGATAGATGCAAAGGTTTGAAGTTGTATGAGGAACAAGGATGTATCAGAAGTTGTACCAGAAGCCAGGTTGAGTTCATAAGGTAAGTTGTGTTCAGAGGCCAAATTGAGTTCAGAGTCAATGGTGAACGATGAAGATTCTGAATCACTGACCTTTGTGTGCTTTTCTTCTGAAGTGATGATGGCAGTTAGAGACTTCAATCATCGACGATGCAACAAAAGCATCATCAGCTATCCAAGACACATCGATTTTCATAACAAATTTCTCAAACTCATTAATACACAAATTCAATTCAGAGAACCTGATGCAGAGATGGTGTCTCTCCCTTTTTTCGAGATTCTGTTTTTGCTGTTATTTACTTTAATCAGTGCAAGTCACAGGTCTGATAAGTTGAAGTTTTATCGTGCAAAGGCCCTTTAAATCTATCCGTTTTGGTAGTATCTCATAATGTCACTGTCCGATTTTCTTGGGATGGAAGCGATTcagttttcaaagcctaagaaTCATTTTGTGGCGTGACGCGAGATCCCAAGATGAATTCTCTTTGGTGCTTTTGCTGATATTTTGGCCTCAGCTATGATGAATCTCTTCGAGTGATCTTTAGCTCGGTTCCTATATCAGGAGGGAGTCAACCTAAGCTATGCTCTTTGCTGTCTGTGGAGTTTTTTTTGGGTGATACCTTTGTATTGGTTTGTATCGGTTTTGGCTTCATTGGCTGTTTTCAGACATCTTTGATACGGTCAGGAATAGGATAGGTTTCTTTTTTCCCTTTAGGCTTGCTGTTTGTCCTAGGATAGCACAGCATTGAGCTTTAATTTCTGGTTGTTTTAGTTCTTGTGGTTTTGGAGGCATTAGGTGCTTGAACTGGTGTACATATTGTTGTATCAGACTTTCTGTTTAGTGGTTTTTGGCACATCTAGTGCCAAAGTCACtctttaatatattttgcttttccgaaaagaaaaagaaaaaaatctaaacCTTTTCATCCGCCAGCACCTTTCGCACCATCTCCGCAGAGTTGCTTTGATCGGCCTTAAGGAAACCAGAAACTTGCCAAATCCTAGCAACCCTAAACTTTAACCTCCAAGCATCTCTACCAGGAACAACATATCACACAAAGAATCCAACATAGCTAGAACCTTACATATTGACTGTTAATATTGATATTGAAATCAGTCTAGTAATTGGTTATGCCTGGCGTTGAAGATAATAGAGAAAACAGAAACAAATAGATAGGGAGAGAGTATGCAATAAATAACCAATAGCTTTGGGGCGTTTGAGAACGATCTCTTCAGTGGAGACCAAAGTGAGGCAAGCACCGGCGTCTTCTTGAATGGCGTCGCCGAATTTAGGCCAGGAACGGCACTCGATGGCGCGTTTGCTGAGACGAGCATTGGCGAGTTTGCATTACATTTTCTGAAATCAAAAGGAATCAGAGCACAAAAGTTGGATGCGAAGAAAGGCCGTGAATC encodes:
- the LOC123923310 gene encoding protein ALWAYS EARLY 3, producing the protein MGPTRKSRSVNKKFSREAESRKDKDAANTSKNRQKASASPGTQKKRKLADMLGSQWSKAELERFYDAYREYGKDWKKVALAVRNRTMEMVEALYTMNRAYLSLPEGTASVVGLIAMMTDHYSILGGSDSGKESNEDTEVRKKSKKRPRGKPNDNKVVDGHFSDHSQPQSVASDDGCLSLLKNRHSGIRPHAVRKRTPRVPISYSIGKDNGGKFFSSARQDSKQMVDTNDVTHKIALVLAEASQRGGSSKKIGSPKKKNMPSPKLKIGKKHVKPEIVRAKFGNTDMDEGSSELSLGSTEGDNEDYSRKLIHRSSRENTGRGKNQEKGIKRYRKNLEPEENINKHLNDIKEASSETDDKSNFDTDFANAKSVRSSYKGPRKKSKTLHFEKDEGSAFDALKTLADLSLMMPSTNLDTESSVQFNEGNHDVVDESKMETDNGNSSRKRGKVFSDKGTAAPKAEVAYQLNAGSRKRKQKSFALKNDETHTGSHLSGSQKIKITDEVKSMVKGKRSSVSTAHSRQLKMPKSLGHISPSNDIDKARRDDSSISPIKVLSNNTVGQVNRDRPRRKMGKPKPMVQKDHTVSEKSIASYRWNSIERHKGKLINCLSSYQMRRWCTSEWFYSAIDYPWFSKREFVEYLDHVGLGHVPRLTRIEWGVIRSSLGRPRRFSEQFLMEEKHKLNQYRESVRSHYAEVLAGTKEGLPADLAQPLIVGQRVIAIHPKTREIHDGSILTVDHCRYRVQFDHHELGVEFVMDIDCMPLYPSENMPMSLIRHHITPSRINENLSELTRNGKMTQRKISENTMLSPSGNSNAIKGHCVPPTMHGFSSSCKSQAKAAGSEICNGQSASSSQSSFLERLHSKEADILAISELTRALEKKELVLSELKHMNDGVSESQKYGDNSVKDSEPFKRNYASVLKQLSEANEQVSSRLFCLRQRNAYQASSSVLSLKPMANFDDPGGQASSSNCSSCHNQESISQSHIAEIVESSRRKARTMVVQAAQAMSVFRKTEKFERNEDAINFINNRISVDDSTASATSFLPLDSITLASRDQLAASSTLNILARCHVQDDELNSSSDQNEMKIPSELISHCLATLLMIQKCTERQFPPADVAQVLDSAVTSLQPFCSKNLPIYGEIQKCMGIIRNQILALVPT